One window of Hydractinia symbiolongicarpus strain clone_291-10 chromosome 3, HSymV2.1, whole genome shotgun sequence genomic DNA carries:
- the LOC130635980 gene encoding uncharacterized protein LOC130635980 isoform X2, with the protein MYIIVCFIISTANQYACERTSAIASTRGSLSHTISTILPTQTSATLSSVNSHFSLPTQNETNGRHGLLPSTKRLIIVFGTASGIGVIMFLSFLMALTLRNLHR; encoded by the exons ATGTACATAATCGTGTGCTTTATAATTTCAACTGCAAATCAATATGCATGCGAGA GGACATCTGCAATAGCTTCAACAAGAGGAAGTTTGTCGCACACGATTTCAACAATCCTTCCAACACAAACCTCGGCAACGCTGTCAAGCGTCAACAGCCACTTTTCTCTTCCCACACAAAATGAGACGAATGGAAGACATGGGTTGTTGCCATCCACAAAACGTTTAATTATCGTCTTTGGAACGGCGTCTGGTATAGGTGTTATAATGTTTCTCTCGTTTTTAATGGCCCTCACACTTAGGAATTTGCACAG ATAG
- the LOC130635980 gene encoding uncharacterized protein LOC130635980 isoform X1, which yields MYIIVCFIISTANQYACERTSAIASTRGSLSHTISTILPTQTSATLSSVNSHFSLPTQNETNGRHGLLPSTKRLIIVFGTASGIGVIMFLSFLMALTLRNLHRSSSERQKHRTIRLEKGFETYRQVNTSDVVR from the exons ATGTACATAATCGTGTGCTTTATAATTTCAACTGCAAATCAATATGCATGCGAGA GGACATCTGCAATAGCTTCAACAAGAGGAAGTTTGTCGCACACGATTTCAACAATCCTTCCAACACAAACCTCGGCAACGCTGTCAAGCGTCAACAGCCACTTTTCTCTTCCCACACAAAATGAGACGAATGGAAGACATGGGTTGTTGCCATCCACAAAACGTTTAATTATCGTCTTTGGAACGGCGTCTGGTATAGGTGTTATAATGTTTCTCTCGTTTTTAATGGCCCTCACACTTAGGAATTTGCACAG ATCTTCATCAGAAAGACAAAAACATAGGACGATCAGATTGGAAAAAGGTTTTGAAACTTATCGTCAAGTAAACACAAGCGATGTCGTACGGTAA